In the Stakelama saccharophila genome, ATGGCGAGCACGGCGGCGAGGGCCAGCGCCATCACCGCGACCATGCGATAGGCATAGGTGCGCGCCTCGCTAAGCGGCTGGCGGAGCCGGAACAGCAGTGCGAGGCCGAGGATGCCGGCCACGCCCGCCACCGCGAACATGATGGCGACGGTCATGGTCATCGGCGGACCATCCGCGTCCTGTACACGGCGCTCGGGCCTGCGAGCGCGGGGAACGCGGAAAAGGTGCGAAACCGCGTCATGCCGCCAACTCCCACGCATCGTTTGCCGGTTTCGGGCGTTCGACCCCCGTCACAGCAAGAGGAGAACCGCGATGGCCGACACCAGCCAGATCAAGGAACATATGAACGTCGTCGGCGCCGACGGCGTCCATCTCGGCACGGTCGATCACCTTGACGGCGACCGCATCAAGCTGACCAGGACCGACAGCCCGCAGACCGAGGACGGGCAGGGCGCGAAGCATCATTACATCCCCGCCGGCCTGGTCGCCGAGGTGGAAGGCGACACCGTCCGCCTGTCCGCCACCGCGCAGAACGCGCAGGACATGTTCGAAGAGGCGGAGTGAGCGCTGCGTTTCCCTCTCCCCTTGTGGGAGAGGGAGGGAGCAGCCGTTAGGCTGCGGAAGGGTGAGGGGGCGGGGCGTCATCATACCGCACCGTCGATATATTGCCGGATCACGGTCATCACGCCGTTCGGATTGTCTTGCACGTCGCTGTTCCAGAATCGGATTACGCGATATCCCTCGCCTTCGATGAAGCGTGTGCGGGCGGCGTCCTGAGCTACGGCTTCGGCGTGCTGCCCGCCGTCGACCTCGATCACCAGTCGCGCCGCGTGCGAGCAGAAATCCGCGAAATAGGGGCCCAGCGGGACTTGCCGGCGAAATTTCGCACCCGGAACCGTTTCCCGCAAGAGGCGCCAGAGCATCTTTTCCGCATCCGTCGCATTCCGGCGCAGTTCGCGGGAACGAGCAACCGTGCGGGCCGGCAGCAGTTGCCGCTTCGTCAACCCGTCGGCATTTCCCCTCACCTTCCCACGCCGCTTCGCGGCGCGGGCCCCTTCCTCTCCCACAAGGGGAGAGGAGGAACGAGGAGCAGCGCGAGCCGTCATCTCACTGACAGGCGAGACATTCGTCATAGTCCGTGCTCGGCAGCTCGTATTTGGCGGGTTCGGAAGTGTTGTCGGCCTCTACCCCGCCGGCGAAGCCTGCGCGCTGCACGCTCTTGGACCGCAGATAGTAAAGCGACTTGATGCCCAGTTCCCAGGCGCGGAAATGCAGCATCAAGAGGTCCCATTTGTCGCAATCGGCCGGGATGAACAGATTGAGCGACTGCGCCTGGTCGATATAGGGCGTGCGGTCGCCGGCGAGTTCGAGCACCCAGCGCTGGTCGATCTCGAAGCTGGTCTTGAAGCAATCTCTTTCTTCCGGCGTCAGGAAGTCGAGATGCTGGACCGATCCGCCCTTTTCCAGGATCGAATGCCACACGCTGTCGGCGTTCTTCGATTTCTTGTCGAGCAGCTTTTCGAGATACGGGTTCTTGACCACGAAGCTGCCCGACAGCGTCTTGTGCGTGTAGATGTTCGCCGGGATCGGTTCGATGCACGCGCTGGTGCCGCCGCAAATGATGCTGATCGACGCGGTCGGCGCGATCGCCATCTTGCACGAGAAGCGCTCCATCACGCCGACATCGGCCGCATCGGGGCAGGGGCCGCGCTCGACCGCGAGCTGCATCGAGGCTTCGTTCACCTGCGCATTGACGTGCTTAAAGATCTTGAGGTTCCACGACTTGGCCATCGCCCCCTCGAAGGGGAGGCCGCGCGCCTGCAGGAAGCTATGGAAGCCCATCACGCCGAGACCGACCGAGCGTTCGCGCATCGCGCTGTACTTGGCCCGCGCCATCTCGTCGGGGGCGCGGTCGATATAGTCGGTGAGGACGTTGTCGAGGAAGCGCATCACGTCTTCGATGAAGCCCTTTTCCTTCGACCATTCGTCCCAGGTTTCGAGATTGAGCGAGGACAGGCAGCACACCGCGGTGCGGTCGTTGCCGAGATGATCGTAGCCGGTCGGCAGCGTGATCTCGCTGCACAGGTTCGAGGTGGAAACCTTCAGCCCCAGTTCGCGGTGATGGCTGGGCATGTTGTTGTTCACATGGTCGGCGAAGACGATATACGGCTCGCCGGTCGCCAGCCGCGTTTCCACGAGCTTCTGGAACAATGCGCGGGCGTCGACGCGGGCGCGTTCGGAGCCGTCCTTGGGGCTTTTCAGCACCCATTCGGCGCCGTCGCGCACCGCTTCCATGAATGCGTCGGTCAACAGCACGCCGTGGTGCAGGTTGAGCGCCTTGCGGTTGAAATCGCCCGAGGGCTTGCGGATTTCGAGGAACTCCTCGATTTCCGGGTGGCTTACGTCGAGATAGCAGGCGGCCGAGCCGCGGCGCAGCGACCCCTGGCTGATCGCGAGCGTCAGCGAATCCATCACGCGCACGAAGGGAATGATGCCGCTGGTCTTGCCGTTGAGACCGACCGGCTCGCCGATGCCGCGGACATTGCCCCAATAGGTGCCGATGCCGCCGCCGCGCGAGGCGAGCCAGACATTCTCGTTCCAGGTATCGACGATGCCGTTCAGGCTGTCGGGCACCGAGTTGAGGTAGCAGGAGATCGGCAGACCGCGCCCGGTGCCGCCGTTCGACAGGACCGGCGTCGCCGGCATGAACCACAAGCGGCTGATATAGTCGTAGAGGCGCTGGGCATGCGCCTCGTCGTCGGCATAGGCCGAGGCCACGCGCACGAACAGGTCCTGATAGGATTCGCCGGGCAGCAGATAGCGGTCCTTCAGCGTCTCCTTGCCGAAATCCGTCAGGAGATCGTCACGGCCGTGATCGACCTCCAGCGTGTACGGATTGGGGCGGATCGCCTTTGAATCGGTATCGGCCTTCGCCTTCGTTTCCGGTGCGGCGTCGATGGTCTCGGCGGTCTGGTCGCTCACATGCCCGTCCTGCGTTTCCCTGAAATCCATGATGTGCCCCGTTCCGTTTCCGTTCGACTCGGGGATGCGAACCCCGATACTATCATCCGAGGAAAGCCCGCGAGAACAAAAAGTGTCCACTCGGCCGGCAACAGGCACGAATCCGCCCGTTCCCACGACATAGGGTCGCGGGTGTCTTATACCAGCGCTTGGGCTTTCCCCCGAAAGCAACCACTAGAGATTGTGCCTAAACGGATCGCAACGCAAGCGATTTCCTGCCCGTTCGCAGGCTCGGTTCGTCGCTCGAATGACTCGTTTCACGGCATGCGGGAGGACGCGACGCGCGGACCTTCCTAGCGTCGGAGAATTGCAAGGGAACAGGGGTGGAACGAAAAAATATTGCATTGCCGGACGGGGTACGGTGGGCGTGGAGGCATCTGGTATCGAACCGCCGCAGGGCGCGCTGTTCGGTCAGGGGCCGGGCGTTGAAATCTGACGCGCCGCACCCAAGCCCGTTTGGGCTGGTGAGCAGGTGGAAACTGCCGGGGCAGTTTCCACCTGCTCACTGTCGAAGCCTTGTCCTGCCTTTCTGCGGAAGAAGAAGAGCGGCCCCCTTCGACTGCCTGCCAAGGCGGGCGCTCAGGACAGCCCTTCGACAAGCTCAGGGCAAACGGGTTTGGTGTAAGGTTGATGCTTCGGCGCCGGGTTCCTCCGCTTGCGGGTCGGGGCACCGGATATGGGAGTCGGGCACGACGCCCCCTCCGCACGGTGGCGCGGTGTGTTTCCCGGTTCGGCTCGGCATCCGCCGCCGACATGCGCGGGTCACCGTGGCCGGGACGCGGCTCCGTCGCCGGCGGGCATGCGCAGCCGCAATCCGCTGCGCGGCAGGGTGGGGAAGCGGTCGAGGGGCACGGTCAGGTCCTGCGGCGGGACGGCGGCGCCGAGGGCGCGTAGCCGGACGATGGCGCGGCGCATCAGCTCCAGTGTCAGCCACTCGCCGGGGCAGCGATGGTCGGCGGCATGGTCGCCCGCCCCCTGCGGCACGAGGCGGAAGCCATCGTCGAGCGATTCGGGTCTGCGCGCCGGATCGAAGCGCTCCGGCCGGTCCCAGAGCCGGGGATCGTGGTTGGTGGCGTGCAGGCCGAGCAGCACCCAGTCGCCGTCGCCGAAATCATGGCCGCGCCAGGTGAAGGGCTTGCGCACCCGGCCGCCGATGACCGGAAAAAAGGGATAATAGCGCCGCACCTCCTGCGCGAAGGCATGGACGCGCGCCGGATCGCGCGCATCGCCGAGCCACTGTGCCGCCGCCGGGTGCTCGTGCAGGGCGAGCCCGGCAAAGGTGAGGAAGCGGGCGACGGCCACGGTCGGGCGCAGCAGGTTCAACAGCTCGACGCCCGCCGTCTTGCGGTCGAGGAGCGCGCCGTTCGCGTCGCGGAAGGTGGCGAGCCGGGCGATCGGCGTCTGCGAATCCGCCGCCAGTCTGCCGTCGCGAAGGGCATGGATGACCCGGCGCGCCCAGCGCTCGCTGCGACGACGCAGCCACAGGCCGCGGGCGAGATTCGGCCCGACGGAGCCGGCGCCGGCCACCATCGCCGCCTGTTCCTCGGCCCGCTTGTCGAGCGAGGCGCGACCGAGCGACAGACCGATCCACTCGCAGGCGGTCGCGGTACACAGCCGCACCGCTTCGTCATGGAAGGTGATGGCGCCGGCTTCGCGCCAGCGGCGAAGGGCACGGTCCCATTGACGGTCGAACATGTCGCCGGCGGCGTGGATCGCGGCGTCGTCCATCATGGCGAGGAACATCGCCTTGCGCGCGCGGTGGGCGGCGCCGTCGAGCGCCTGCACGCTGCCCTTGTCCTGCAACAGGCGCACGGTGGTGGGCGGCATGGCGCCGACGCGGGTGAAATGTTCGCCGTCGTAGAAGTGCCGGGCGGCGTCTTCCCCGGCGATGCAGGTGACGGGGCGCAGCATCAGCCGGGCGGTGAAGATGTCGCTGCCGAGGCGGCGGCAGCGATTGCCGATATAATCATAGCCCTCGCGCAGGAAGGAGAGCGTGCTGTCGAAGGCGGGATCGGCGGGAATGGGCATGGCGTATCCTGCCGACAGCGTCTGGGTGGGTGGTGCGGTTCCCGCCGGAGGGGCGGGCCGTGGCGCGTGGGCGGCGGCTGTCTTTTGGAAATCGGCGTCCCATCGCCCTCGGGAGGCGTTGTGGGACGGATGGGCAAGGCGGTCCGAACGGGGTGAAGCGTGCGCACCGCTTCGCGGCTTCGCCGCGCCCCTCCACCGCCTTCGGCGGTCCCCCTCCCCAAGCGAGCTTGGGGAGGAATTTTCCTCCCCTCCCTTTCGCAGAGGCATCAAGGGAGGGGAGGGTATTGCCCGGCCGGACACGAAAAAGGGCGGCGATCTCCAGCGACCGCCGCCCCTCATTACGCGATGGGCCGCCGCCTCAGGCGGTGGCTTCGGCCATGAGCGCGGTCTTCAGGTCCTCGACCAGATCGGTGCGTTCCCAGGGGAAGGTGTCGCCTTCCGCCTTGCGGCCGAAATGGCCGTAAGCCGCCGACTTGCGGTAGATCGGCTTGTTCAGGCCCAGATGCGTGCGGATGCTGCGCGGGGTCAGGCCGCCGAGCTTGGGATTGTTGCGGATCGCATCCTCGATCTTCTCCTCGTCCACCTTGCCGGTGCCGTGGGTGTCGACATAGATCGACAGCGGCCTGGAGACGCCGATGGCGTAAGCGAGCTGGATCGTGCAGCGCCGCGCAAGCCCCGCGGCGACGATGTTCTTCGCCAGATAGCGCGTGATGTACGCCGCCGAGCGGTCGACCTTCGTCGGGTCCTTGCCGGAAAAGGCGCCGCCGCCATGCGGGGCCGCACCGCCATAGGTGTCGACGATGATCTTGCGGCCGGTGAGGCCGGCATCGCCGTCCGGGCCGCCGATCTCGAACGTGCCGGTCGGATTGATGTGATATTCGGTCTCGTCCGACAGCAATTCGGCGGGCAGGATGTCGGCAATGACGTCCTTCACATATTTCTTGAGCTCGGCTTCCTTCTCGCCGGTGTCATAGCCCGGCGCATGCTGGGTGGAGACGACGATCGCGGTCGCCGCGACCGGGCGATCGTTTTCGAAACGCAGCGTCACCTGGCTCTTGGCGTCGGGTTCCAGGAACCTGGCCTTGCCCGACTTGCGGTCCGCGGCCATGCGCTCGAGGATCTTATGGCTGTAGTCGAGCGTCGCCGGCATCAGGTCGGGCGTGTCGGCGACGGCATAGCCGAACATGATGCCCTGGTCGCCGGCGCCTTCGTCCTTGTTGCCGCTGGCGTCGACGCCCTGCGCAATGTGCGCGGACTGGCCGTGGAGATAATTCTCGAACGCGAACGTCTTCCAGTGGAAGCCGTCCTGCTCGTAGCCGATCTCCTTGACGGTGTCGCGCACCGTATCCTCGATCTCCTGCAGGGCGCCGGGGGCCCATTCGCCGTTTTCATAGACGCCCTTGCAGCGGATCTCGCCCGCCAGGACCACGCGATTGGTGGTGGTCAGCGTCTCGCAGGCGATGCGGGCTTCCGGGTCCTTGGACAGGAACAGGTCGACGATGGCGTCGGAAATCTGGTCGGAAACCTTGTCGGGATGGCCTTCGGACACCGATTCGGACGTGAAGAGGTAGTTGGGGCGCATGCAAATCCTCTGCTCTGATGGGGCGCAGCCCGCGGCCGGGCGCGCATATAAAGAAATCGTTATATGCCGTTTTAACGCTTGGCGGCGCGGATGGCAACGGCAGCGGCGAGGAACAGGCCCACGACGAGGAACGCCATCCAGTTGCCCATACGGGCGAACAGTGTCGGCGGTTCCGGGGCCGGCAGCGGCACCTCGATCGCGCCCGCCTTGCCGTGCGGGATGGTGTCGATCAGCCGGCCGTCCGCGCCGACCACCGCCGAGATGCCGTTGGGCGTGGCGCGCAGGATCGGCAGCCCCTCCTCGATCGCGCGCATCCGGGCCTGGGCGAGATGTTCGGGCGGTCCCCAGGTGCCGAACCATGCGTCGTTGGACGGGTTGAAGATGAAATCGGGCCGGTGCGCTGCGTCCACCACCTGGCCCGAAAAGATGATTTCGTAGCAGATCTGCATACCGACCTTGCCGAAGCCGGGAATGCGGATGGTTTCGGGGCCGGGGCCGGGCAGGAAATCGTAATCGCCCATGACTAGGCGCGACAGGCCGAGTGGCTCCAGGATCGAGCGCATCGGCAGATATTCGCCATAAGGGACCAGGTGCGACTTGTCGTAGCGGCCGGCCAGCGTCGCATCGGGGCGGATGACGAAGATCGAGTTGCCGGCGCCGGCGAGCTTGCCCGCCGGACCGAATTCGAGTGCGGTGCCGCCGATCAGCGCGACGTCGCGGGGGCCGAGATGGCCGGCGATGCTGTCGCGTACGGCGGCCGGATCGGCCTGCCAATACCATTCGGGCGGATAGCCATCCTCGACATAGTAATTCACCGTGCCTTCGGGCCAGACGATCAGGCGCGGGCGCCGGCCCGGCGTGCCGCTCAGGTCCATCATCGCCTGGAGAATGCGGGCGTTGTAGCCGGGCGAGCCGACATGCTCCTGCCCGAAATTGGGCTGGACGACGCGCACGAGCGGCCGGTCCGGCCCCGTCGCGGGCGTGGGCGAGCGGCCGATGACGGCGACGAGCGCGAGGGCGGCGACGGTCACGGCGGGCAGCGCCCAGCGGCGCCCGACCGCGAGCAGCAGCGCGCCGGCAGCCAGGATGGCGACGCCGGACAGGGCGTAGGTGCCGATCCAGCTCGCCGCCTGGGCAATGCCGAAGGCGGGCAGCCAGACCATGCCCAGCGGGTTCCAGGCATAGCCGGTGAACATCGTCGCGCGCAGCCATTCGGCGACGATCCAGGCGGCGGCCGCCACCAGGACGAAGCCGGGGCCGGGCGGCGTGCGCAGATCGCCCACCGATCGGGGGC is a window encoding:
- a CDS encoding DUF2171 domain-containing protein — encoded protein: MADTSQIKEHMNVVGADGVHLGTVDHLDGDRIKLTRTDSPQTEDGQGAKHHYIPAGLVAEVEGDTVRLSATAQNAQDMFEEAE
- a CDS encoding endonuclease domain-containing protein gives rise to the protein MTNVSPVSEMTARAAPRSSSPLVGEEGARAAKRRGKVRGNADGLTKRQLLPARTVARSRELRRNATDAEKMLWRLLRETVPGAKFRRQVPLGPYFADFCSHAARLVIEVDGGQHAEAVAQDAARTRFIEGEGYRVIRFWNSDVQDNPNGVMTVIRQYIDGAV
- a CDS encoding ribonucleoside-diphosphate reductase subunit alpha — encoded protein: MDFRETQDGHVSDQTAETIDAAPETKAKADTDSKAIRPNPYTLEVDHGRDDLLTDFGKETLKDRYLLPGESYQDLFVRVASAYADDEAHAQRLYDYISRLWFMPATPVLSNGGTGRGLPISCYLNSVPDSLNGIVDTWNENVWLASRGGGIGTYWGNVRGIGEPVGLNGKTSGIIPFVRVMDSLTLAISQGSLRRGSAACYLDVSHPEIEEFLEIRKPSGDFNRKALNLHHGVLLTDAFMEAVRDGAEWVLKSPKDGSERARVDARALFQKLVETRLATGEPYIVFADHVNNNMPSHHRELGLKVSTSNLCSEITLPTGYDHLGNDRTAVCCLSSLNLETWDEWSKEKGFIEDVMRFLDNVLTDYIDRAPDEMARAKYSAMRERSVGLGVMGFHSFLQARGLPFEGAMAKSWNLKIFKHVNAQVNEASMQLAVERGPCPDAADVGVMERFSCKMAIAPTASISIICGGTSACIEPIPANIYTHKTLSGSFVVKNPYLEKLLDKKSKNADSVWHSILEKGGSVQHLDFLTPEERDCFKTSFEIDQRWVLELAGDRTPYIDQAQSLNLFIPADCDKWDLLMLHFRAWELGIKSLYYLRSKSVQRAGFAGGVEADNTSEPAKYELPSTDYDECLACQ
- a CDS encoding cytochrome P450 — its product is MPIPADPAFDSTLSFLREGYDYIGNRCRRLGSDIFTARLMLRPVTCIAGEDAARHFYDGEHFTRVGAMPPTTVRLLQDKGSVQALDGAAHRARKAMFLAMMDDAAIHAAGDMFDRQWDRALRRWREAGAITFHDEAVRLCTATACEWIGLSLGRASLDKRAEEQAAMVAGAGSVGPNLARGLWLRRRSERWARRVIHALRDGRLAADSQTPIARLATFRDANGALLDRKTAGVELLNLLRPTVAVARFLTFAGLALHEHPAAAQWLGDARDPARVHAFAQEVRRYYPFFPVIGGRVRKPFTWRGHDFGDGDWVLLGLHATNHDPRLWDRPERFDPARRPESLDDGFRLVPQGAGDHAADHRCPGEWLTLELMRRAIVRLRALGAAVPPQDLTVPLDRFPTLPRSGLRLRMPAGDGAASRPR
- the metK gene encoding methionine adenosyltransferase, coding for MRPNYLFTSESVSEGHPDKVSDQISDAIVDLFLSKDPEARIACETLTTTNRVVLAGEIRCKGVYENGEWAPGALQEIEDTVRDTVKEIGYEQDGFHWKTFAFENYLHGQSAHIAQGVDASGNKDEGAGDQGIMFGYAVADTPDLMPATLDYSHKILERMAADRKSGKARFLEPDAKSQVTLRFENDRPVAATAIVVSTQHAPGYDTGEKEAELKKYVKDVIADILPAELLSDETEYHINPTGTFEIGGPDGDAGLTGRKIIVDTYGGAAPHGGGAFSGKDPTKVDRSAAYITRYLAKNIVAAGLARRCTIQLAYAIGVSRPLSIYVDTHGTGKVDEEKIEDAIRNNPKLGGLTPRSIRTHLGLNKPIYRKSAAYGHFGRKAEGDTFPWERTDLVEDLKTALMAEATA
- the lnt gene encoding apolipoprotein N-acyltransferase, whose product is MMSHWIRRHPYWVAIAAGLASATGFAPLDLWPLALICFAVWLWLVHDAPTLKSALLRGWTFGVAHFTIGNNWIQHAFDYQDKMPPALGYVAVVALALYLAVYPMLAGGLAWRFASPRSVGDLRTPPGPGFVLVAAAAWIVAEWLRATMFTGYAWNPLGMVWLPAFGIAQAASWIGTYALSGVAILAAGALLLAVGRRWALPAVTVAALALVAVIGRSPTPATGPDRPLVRVVQPNFGQEHVGSPGYNARILQAMMDLSGTPGRRPRLIVWPEGTVNYYVEDGYPPEWYWQADPAAVRDSIAGHLGPRDVALIGGTALEFGPAGKLAGAGNSIFVIRPDATLAGRYDKSHLVPYGEYLPMRSILEPLGLSRLVMGDYDFLPGPGPETIRIPGFGKVGMQICYEIIFSGQVVDAAHRPDFIFNPSNDAWFGTWGPPEHLAQARMRAIEEGLPILRATPNGISAVVGADGRLIDTIPHGKAGAIEVPLPAPEPPTLFARMGNWMAFLVVGLFLAAAVAIRAAKR